The Virgibacillus dokdonensis genome includes a window with the following:
- a CDS encoding rhomboid family intramembrane serine protease: MYLDEQYTMYNMAYQIVSREAYNVLYVNEQGNEIWLEKKVGKNSKVLRFINQGFDWKNYLKKDIAVVFQKVKAMKKLLRAKTIQIHNIYISEFTPVDSWEFLKQPMKLNEKQAIMMKIYYLSNSQFEEEKDRLEKEAEISALEMYDSLEETVKEEKIATYKHYLRQRILDDQEEKKELFSFGKPKLTYIILILCVSLFLLLELNGGSENIETLKQFGAKFNPAIIENGEWWRIISSMFLHIGLLHLVMNMIAVYYLGTLVERIYGSIRFLIIYFLAGIGGGIASFAFSANIAAGASGALFGLFGALLFFGLHHRRVFFQTIGSNVLLLIGINIVFGFSIPAIDNGAHLGGLVAGFIASGIVHLPKQKERWKQLSAVLVYLALAYGIIQYGITNNMNSPMYYVMHIEELVQEEKYEQVVTEASKAIRNTEGEEQWKAAILFHRSYAYIELNQQNLAMDDLKQSVQLDNSFPEAHYNLALLYYQQGNIEEAKEFIKRAYQLDSNNTDFQEMYEQITGEKPK, encoded by the coding sequence ATGTATTTAGACGAACAGTATACGATGTACAATATGGCTTATCAAATTGTTTCTCGTGAAGCGTATAATGTTCTTTATGTAAACGAACAAGGAAATGAGATATGGTTAGAAAAGAAAGTTGGGAAAAATTCAAAAGTATTACGTTTTATCAATCAAGGCTTTGACTGGAAAAACTATTTAAAAAAAGATATAGCTGTCGTATTTCAAAAAGTAAAAGCCATGAAAAAGCTTTTAAGAGCTAAAACCATTCAAATACATAATATATACATATCAGAATTTACTCCTGTAGACTCATGGGAGTTTTTAAAGCAACCAATGAAATTAAATGAAAAACAAGCAATTATGATGAAAATATATTATCTCTCTAATTCGCAATTTGAAGAAGAAAAAGACAGGTTAGAAAAAGAGGCAGAGATTTCGGCTCTAGAAATGTATGATAGTCTTGAGGAAACAGTAAAAGAAGAGAAAATAGCTACTTATAAGCACTATTTAAGGCAACGAATTTTGGATGATCAGGAAGAAAAGAAAGAGTTATTTTCTTTTGGAAAACCAAAGCTGACATATATCATTTTAATTCTATGCGTTAGTTTATTTCTGCTGTTAGAATTGAACGGTGGGAGCGAAAATATCGAAACACTAAAACAATTTGGTGCTAAATTTAATCCAGCTATTATTGAAAATGGGGAATGGTGGAGAATTATTAGCTCCATGTTTTTACATATTGGTTTGCTACATTTAGTAATGAATATGATTGCTGTTTATTATTTAGGTACATTAGTAGAACGTATTTACGGTTCCATTCGATTTTTAATTATTTATTTTCTGGCTGGAATAGGAGGTGGAATAGCAAGCTTTGCTTTTTCAGCCAATATTGCCGCAGGTGCATCCGGTGCTCTATTTGGATTATTTGGAGCGTTATTATTTTTTGGGCTTCATCATAGGAGGGTTTTCTTTCAAACTATTGGAAGTAATGTATTGTTGTTAATTGGAATAAATATTGTGTTTGGTTTTTCTATTCCAGCTATTGACAATGGTGCTCACCTTGGTGGTCTAGTAGCAGGTTTTATTGCTTCTGGGATTGTTCACTTGCCGAAACAAAAAGAAAGATGGAAGCAGCTTAGTGCAGTGCTTGTCTACTTAGCGCTTGCATATGGAATTATACAATACGGCATAACAAACAACATGAACTCTCCAATGTATTATGTCATGCACATTGAAGAATTAGTTCAAGAAGAAAAATATGAACAAGTTGTTACAGAGGCCAGTAAAGCAATACGCAATACTGAAGGGGAGGAGCAATGGAAAGCAGCTATTTTATTCCATCGTTCCTATGCGTATATTGAATTAAATCAGCAAAATTTAGCTATGGATGATTTGAAACAGAGTGTTCAACTGGACAATAGTTTTCCAGAAGCACATTATAACCTTGCTTTACTATATTACCAGCAAGGTAATATAGAGGAAGCAAAAGAATTCATCAAAAGAGCTTATCAATTAGACTCTAATAACACAGATTTTCAAGAAATGTATGAGCAGATTACAGGCGAAAAACCGAAGTAA